The nucleotide sequence ACATCACTTGTCGCTCGCCTAGCCTGGCAAGAGATATCCTTTCTGTTCACGGGCGATCTGGAGGCTGACCATCTGCTTGCTTTGCAGGATGCAGGGTGGTCATTGGACTGCACTGTGCTTAAGGTTCCTCACCACGGCAGCGACCAGGCCATCAACGAGGCTTTGTTGGCTACGATCCATCCTGACATCGCAATTATCTCTGTAGGAGCGGATAACCGCTTTGGTCATCCCGCAGAGACGACCTTGTCGTGCCTAGATCATGCGGGGATACAGGTCCTGCGCACGGATCAAGTAGGAACCATGGAGGTGATTGCAGATGGACAGCATTGCCAGGTGCGGTCAGGGAAGCGTTGATAGAGCCTGCTCTTTGCAAGGGCTTTGTCAAAAGAGGGTAGAGTGAGTATAATGTCCAGGTGTATGGCCATCTTTTGTGTGCTTCTAGTGCTCCTCGCCGGTGAACTTCTGCTTCGTGTGTACCACCAGCAGACGTTAAGGCAGAGGCTCCCTATAGACTTGCGCGAGGAAACCCGCGCATTGACCTGGGATGAGATCAAGGACAAATATCGCATCGTTTGCCTGGGGGATTCCATTACGTATGGCGAAGACCTGCCTTATGCTCAAACTTATCCCGCTGTGCTGGCTGATTTGCTGAGGCAAAGGCATGCCAACCTCGATGTCGTGGTGATCAATTCCGGCGTTCGGGGCCATACCGCAGTACAAGGACTGGCTCGTCTGGAGCGCGACGTGCTATGGTACAAGCCACATGTCGTCCTTATTGCTTTTGGCTTGAACGATGGGCGGTTGGGCTATTGGCCGCTGGACCCGATTCGCGAACGCCAGATGCGCGGCAGTCCTGGATGGCGGGGACGAGTGGCGGCGCTTTTGCAGCGTAGCCATCTTTGGCTGACTCTTCGCGCCCGAACCCGGCGCCTGCTGCTGCGGCTGGGCTGGCGTGAGCGATTGCCAGAAGTGCGTATGGAGGGTGAACCCCAGCCACGGGTCTCGCGTGAGGGGTTTGCCATAGCCCAAGAGCGCCTGATAGAAGGAATAAAGCAAAATGGTTGCACTGCGCTGTTCCTTATGACGACCACTCCTGTGACGGAGGCATTCGATGCCTACCTGGACGCGGTCCAGCATCAACGTCAATTGTCCATTTATGAGGAATACAATCGCATTATCCGAGAGACCGCAGCAAAGCATGGTGTTTGCCTGCTGGATTTGCACAGCATCTTCAGCAACTATCAGTCGGAACAGCTCTCATTGCTGGCGGAAGATGGCGTGCACCTGACAGCGGCTGGTGAGCGCCTTGTTGCTCAGAGTGTATTGCAGGCACTGGAGGAGAATGGCCTGCTCGTAAGCAAATGATACCAAAGGAGGTCGAGCATTGAAGAGGTTCTTGTCAGGCAATGAAGCTGTAGCCTGGGGGGCATGGGAAAGCGGGGTGCACGTGGCGGCTGCCTATCCTGGCACACCCAGTACTGAAATCCTGGAGACCTTTGCGCCGATGCCCGATGTATATGCAGAGTGGTCCCCCAATGAAAAGGTCGCACTCGACGTAGCAGTGGGGGCTGCTTATGCCGGCAGCCGTGCCATGGCGGTGATGAAGCATGTCGGACTGAACGTGGCAGCGGATAGCTTCTTCTATGCTTCTATGACTGGGCTGGAAGCTGGCTTGGTCATCGTCAACGCCGATGACCCTTTCATGCACAGCTCGCAGAACGAACAGGATAACCGCCGTTATGCCAAATTTGCCCGCATACCCTGCCTGGAACCAAGCGATAGCCAGGAAGCCCATGATTTGGTAGGCGTTGCCTTGGACATCAGCGAACAATTCGACACGCCGGTGATGTTGCGCCTGACCACCCGCATCTCCCATTCCAGCAGCTTGGTGGAATTGCAGGGCGTACGCCCTCCAGCACGTACGGAAAAGCCACCTTACCGTATTGACACGACCAAGTACGTCATGGTGCCTGGCAACGCACGACGTCGCCATCCGGTGATCGAAGAGCGGGTTACCAAGCTGGCCCAATTCGCTGAGACATTTCCCTACAACCGTATGGAACTCAAGGACCGTGCATTGGGCATTGTATCCAATGGCGTGGCCTACCAGTACGCGCGCGAGGTCTTCCCAGAAGCCTCGATGCTCAAGTTAGGCATGACCTACCCCGTGCCGGCCAAGATGCTGCGCGAGTTTGCTTCTCAGGTGGAACGCCTCATCGTGATCGAAGAGTTGGATCCATTCCTCGAGGAAGAGATTCGTTTGTTAGGCATAGCAGTGGAGGGGAAGAGCATTTTCCCCATTTGCGGTGAGTTGGATCAGCAGGTGGTGCGCGAGTGTGCCATCAAAGCAGGATTGTTGCCTCCTTCTGCGCGTGTCCCGGTTGTCACGCCAGAGAAAGGGCCGCTGCCATCTCGCCCTCCTATTTTATGTCCGGGATGCCCGCATCGTGGCACGCTCTATGTGGCGAAGAAGCTTGGATTAGTGGTGAACGGGGACATTGGCTGCTATACCTTGGCTTTTCAACCACCGCTGGGTGCGCTGCATACGTGCGGTTGCATGGGGGCAAGCATTGGCGTAGCGCATGGCGTGGCGAAAGCTGGCATTGCCCAGCGCAATATCGCTGCTCTAGGCGATTCCACCTTTTTCCACACGGGCATGCCTGCCTTGCTCAACGTGGCTTACAACCGCAGTAATGTCACCACCATTATTCTCGACAATCGCACCACAGCTATGACCGGCCATCAACAGCATCCAGGTACAGGACGCACACTGCAAGGAAGGGAGACGGTGCAGGTAGAATTTGAAGCGTTGGCCCACGCTATGGGCATTCAGCGCGTTCACACGGTGGATGCCTACGATCTAAAGGCAGTAGAGGCAGCGCTCAAGGACTGCTTAGAGGCTGATGAACCTGCCTTGATCGTTGCTCGACGCGAGTGCGCGCTGATGCCTGAAGCAAGAAAACAGTGGATGCCCTTGCAAGTGAACGCTGAGCGCTGTAATGGCTGTGGACTTTGTTTTCGCATAGGCTGCCCCGCGGTGGTCAAGAGCGGCGAGCTGGATGCCAAGACGGGCCGTCCAAAGGCGCGCATTGACCCACTGCTATGCACCGGTTGCGAAATTTGTGCTCAGGTATGTACACGTCGGGCAATCCTTTTCCGTCATCAACTGATTGAGAACAAGGAGCAGCAACAATGAGCGAGCGATCCACAGAGCAGACTCCGATCAATTTCCTCCTTGCTGGGGTAGGCGGCCAGGGCACTATCCTTGCCAGTGATATATTGGCTGCTGTCGGTTTGTCCATCGGTCATGACGTGAAGAAATCCGAAGTGCATGGCATGGCACAGCGCGGGGGCAGCGTGACCAGCCAGGTGCGCTGGGCGGATAAGGTCTATTCCCCCTTGATTGGGCTGGGCGAGGCGGACTTTTTCCTCGCTTTTGAGAAGCTGGAAGCCCTGCGGCACATCGAAATGCTGCGTCCGGGCGGCACGGTGCTGGTCAATGACTATGCGATCCCGCCCCTTTCGGTGAGCTCTGGCAACGACGACTACCCGGATAACGCACGCATCGAACGGATCTTGAGCGCCGTAACCACACGCTATTATTGGGTGCCGGCCATTGCGTTGGCTGAGAGCCTAGGCAATGCCAGAGTGAACAATGTCGTGCTTTTGGGTGCCTTATCCCACTTCCTTCCCCATGTTCCCCTCGCGGTATGGCTGGAATCTGTCCGTGAGCGTGTTCCGCAACGATTTGCCGATTTGAATGAGCGGGCCTTCCTGGCGGGACGAGAGGCGATGGAAAAAGATCGATGATCAAACGACTAATGGACTAGCGATAAAATGGCTAAGTATATTTTTGTTACCGGTGGCGTGATTAGTTCGGTGGGCAAAGGCGTCACAGCAGCCTCTATTGGACGGCTGATCAAGAGCCGCGGCGTGAGCGTCTCCATTCAGAAGCTGGACCCCTATCTCAACGTGGACCCAGGCACACTGAGTCCCTACCAACATGGCGAGGTGTTTGTGCTGCAGGATGGCAGCGAGACTGACCTCGATTTAGGCCACTATGAACGTTTCATTGATGAGAACCTGCTAGCGTCAAGCAACGTGACTACAGGGCAGGTCTACTCCGAGGTGATCGCCAAGGAGCGTCGGGGGGACTTTTTAGGAGGCACGATCCAGGTGATTCCCCATATTACCAATGAGATCAAGCGCCGCATTGGCCGCGTGGCAGCGGAGACAGGGGCAGAGGTGGTTATTGTCGAGGTAGGGGGTACGGTTGGCGATATTGAGGGCCAGCCCTTTCTGGAAGCGATCCGCCAGATGCGCAAAGATGTAGGGCGTGAAAATGTGCTCTATGTGCATGTCACTTACGTTCCCTACATCAGCACCACTGGCGAATTGAAGAGCAAGCCCACCCAGCATTCGGTAATGCAACTGCGCAGTTTTGGCATCCAGCCCGATGTGATTGTCTGCCGCTCTGATTATGACATAGACGAGGCCTTGAAGGATAAGATATCCCTCTTCTGCGATGTGGAAAAACGTGCCGTGATCCCTCTGGTTACGGCCAAGACCGTATACAAAGTGCCCCTTATCCTGGAGGAAGCAGGACTTGGACAATTCATCAGTGAGCGCCTGGGCTTGCCCTCAGAGCCTGATCTGACTTTCTGGCGTCATCTGGTAGCTGAGATCGAGCGCCCTAAGCCCGAGCTACGCATTGCGATCGTAGGCAAGTATGTAGCGCTCTTGGATGCCTATATCAGCGTGCGCGAAGCCTTATTCCATGCAGCGCTTGCTCATGGCTATAGCACACGCATCGAATGGATTAGTTCGGAGGACCTGGAGAGGGGGCGCGGCTTGGAGCGCCTGGAGCAGGTAGCAGGCATCATCGTGCCAGGCGGCTTTGGCTATCGGGGCATCGAAGGCAAGATCATCGCTGCCCGTTATGCCCGCGAGCATAAGAAGCCCTACTTAGGTTTGTGCTTGGGCATGCAAGTGATGGTCATCGAACTGGCGCGCCATGTGCTGGGCAGTGATGAGCCCAATAGCACGGAATTTGACCCATCTACCAAATATCCGGTGATCGATCTGATGCCAGAACAGCGGGCAATCACGGATATGGGCGGTACCATGCGCCTGGGGGTCTATCCGTGCCAGATGGTTCCAGGAACCAAGGTGGCTGCCGCATACGGAGAGCCACTGGTGTACGAACGGCATCGGCACCGCTTTGAGTTGAACAACCAATACCGTGACTTGTTGGCAAGTGCGGGTATGGTGTTCAGCGGGCTCTCGCCAGATGGACGGCTGGTGGAGATCGTGGAATTGCGTGATCATCCCTGGATGGTGGGATGCCAATTTCACCCTGAATTCCGATCGAGACCGGGCAAACCGCATCCCCTATTCAGTGGCTTTGTGGAAGCAGCGATACAATATACCAAGAGTGATGAGTGATGATTGGGAGCCGGAGCACGCCTCACTCCTCACTCTACCATCCCAAAGGAGGAGCCATGGAAATCTTTCTCGATACCGCGAAACTGGACGAAATTCGCGAAGCAGTGAAACTAGGAATTATTAGTGGGGTAACGACTAATCCCAGTCTGATGATGCGTGCGGGGCGCGGAGACTATAGAGAGGTTACACGCGAGATCTGCTACCTGGTGCAGAATCCCATCAGTGCCGAGGTGGTGAGCCTCGATGCAGAAGGGATGTTGGCTGAGGCTAAGGAAATCGCCACCTGGTCGCCACACGTCGTGGTCAAGGTTCCTACCATTGCCGAGGGTCTCAAGGCAATGAAAATGATCAGCCGCGAGGAAGTGGACCTGGATCGGCTGTGCCAAGGTTGCCCATGGCTGGGGAAGTGCGACACGAGCATTGAACTTGCCCGAGAATTAGCATCTTCGTGGGGCATCCGCATCAACGCCACTTTGGTCTTTTCACCGAACCAGGCATTGTTCGCCGCCAATGCTGGGGCCGATTTTGTCTCGCCCTTCGTGGGACGGCTCGATGACATCGGTGAGGATGGCATGCAGGTCGTTGCCGATATTGTCCAGATCTTCGAGACCTATGGTATAGATACCCAGGTCATCGCTGCCAGCATCCGCCACCCTCTGCATATCACGCAGGCAGCGCTGGCTGGCGCGGACATCGCCACCGTGCCCTATGATGTCCTGATGAAAGCGCTCAAACATCCCCTGACCGACATTGGGGTAGAGCGCTTCCTGGCAGATTGGGCAAAGGTGAAAGGGAGCAAATAGTAGGAATCTTGTACTTTGCCTAATCACATTCCAAAGAAGGAGGAGAACAATGAAGTTCGACCATGTGATCAAAGCTATGGAGAAAGCGGGCATTCCAGGGCGTGATGCCTATGACTTGCCCACGAGCACGAAGCGCTTTCCAGACGGTGCTTGGTACCGCATGGAGGTGTCCGGAGTCGAGCGCCCACAAGTGCTTGAAGCCGTGGTGGATGAAGCGGGAAAACGCAAGATGCCCATTCACCGCCTGATTTCCGTGGTGATGGGCGCCACCCTCTTGGACAAGGCGGAACTGCGCGATTTTGCTCAAATCGCTGCCAACGCCAAAATGGAGGTGATCCTCACCCCCGGCCCTCGCTCGGCTTGGGATACAGGACGCCAATTGGTTACCCCAGAGGGTGGCCTTTCCGGCCTGCGCTTCCGCGGCTCTGACCAGTTGCGCTATGTCATCGCCGACATCATGCGCTGCATAGACCTGGGCTTTCGCGGTTTCCTGGTCATAGACGAAGGGTTGCTCTGGCTACTGAACGAAATGAAGAAGAACGGGGACATACCGCGCGATGTGGTGTTCAAAGTCTCTATCTATGCCGGGCACGCCTCGGCCGCTGGTGGCAAACTCTTGGAGATACTGGGCGCGAGTACATTCAATCCCTTGGGTGATCTCTCGCTGCCACAGTTGGCGTCCATCCGTCAGGGCTGCAACATCCCGCTGGATTTGCACATCTACCTGGCGGAGTCCTTTGGCGGATACAACCGCTTCTACGAAGGACCTGAGATGGCTCGTCTCTGTGCTCCCTGCTACTTCAAGATCGAGCCTGGGCCAGCCTGTGCGGCAGGGCCTGGGGCGCTGTACAAACCATGGACGAGCGTGGATGCCTTGGCTTTCCTAGCGCGCGAAAAGGTCAAATACGCGCAGATCATCCACGAACTGATCCAGGAGAACTTCCCAGAGGCGACTATGTCAGGCATCGGTCCGGCGGATTTGGCGATTCCCAAGCCATAGGGCAAAAGAGCCGCATCCTTCTGTGAGTTTGATACCACGCTACAGGATGCGGCTCTTGCCAACTTATCTCAAAGGAGAGAATGAAATGAAAAGCGTCGCATTCAAACCACGTGGCGTCATGCCCGCTTTAGTAACTCCTTTCACGGCCGATGAGGAGGTGGATGAAGCCGGTCTGCGCACATTGGTTCGTCACGTCTTGCCCCATGTGGATGGCGTTGTCCCGTGTGGCACAACGGGCG is from Chloroflexota bacterium and encodes:
- a CDS encoding transaldolase family protein produces the protein MEIFLDTAKLDEIREAVKLGIISGVTTNPSLMMRAGRGDYREVTREICYLVQNPISAEVVSLDAEGMLAEAKEIATWSPHVVVKVPTIAEGLKAMKMISREEVDLDRLCQGCPWLGKCDTSIELARELASSWGIRINATLVFSPNQALFAANAGADFVSPFVGRLDDIGEDGMQVVADIVQIFETYGIDTQVIAASIRHPLHITQAALAGADIATVPYDVLMKALKHPLTDIGVERFLADWAKVKGSK
- a CDS encoding CTP synthase, which encodes MAKYIFVTGGVISSVGKGVTAASIGRLIKSRGVSVSIQKLDPYLNVDPGTLSPYQHGEVFVLQDGSETDLDLGHYERFIDENLLASSNVTTGQVYSEVIAKERRGDFLGGTIQVIPHITNEIKRRIGRVAAETGAEVVIVEVGGTVGDIEGQPFLEAIRQMRKDVGRENVLYVHVTYVPYISTTGELKSKPTQHSVMQLRSFGIQPDVIVCRSDYDIDEALKDKISLFCDVEKRAVIPLVTAKTVYKVPLILEEAGLGQFISERLGLPSEPDLTFWRHLVAEIERPKPELRIAIVGKYVALLDAYISVREALFHAALAHGYSTRIEWISSEDLERGRGLERLEQVAGIIVPGGFGYRGIEGKIIAARYAREHKKPYLGLCLGMQVMVIELARHVLGSDEPNSTEFDPSTKYPVIDLMPEQRAITDMGGTMRLGVYPCQMVPGTKVAAAYGEPLVYERHRHRFELNNQYRDLLASAGMVFSGLSPDGRLVEIVELRDHPWMVGCQFHPEFRSRPGKPHPLFSGFVEAAIQYTKSDE
- the iorA gene encoding indolepyruvate ferredoxin oxidoreductase subunit alpha; translation: MKRFLSGNEAVAWGAWESGVHVAAAYPGTPSTEILETFAPMPDVYAEWSPNEKVALDVAVGAAYAGSRAMAVMKHVGLNVAADSFFYASMTGLEAGLVIVNADDPFMHSSQNEQDNRRYAKFARIPCLEPSDSQEAHDLVGVALDISEQFDTPVMLRLTTRISHSSSLVELQGVRPPARTEKPPYRIDTTKYVMVPGNARRRHPVIEERVTKLAQFAETFPYNRMELKDRALGIVSNGVAYQYAREVFPEASMLKLGMTYPVPAKMLREFASQVERLIVIEELDPFLEEEIRLLGIAVEGKSIFPICGELDQQVVRECAIKAGLLPPSARVPVVTPEKGPLPSRPPILCPGCPHRGTLYVAKKLGLVVNGDIGCYTLAFQPPLGALHTCGCMGASIGVAHGVAKAGIAQRNIAALGDSTFFHTGMPALLNVAYNRSNVTTIILDNRTTAMTGHQQHPGTGRTLQGRETVQVEFEALAHAMGIQRVHTVDAYDLKAVEAALKDCLEADEPALIVARRECALMPEARKQWMPLQVNAERCNGCGLCFRIGCPAVVKSGELDAKTGRPKARIDPLLCTGCEICAQVCTRRAILFRHQLIENKEQQQ
- a CDS encoding indolepyruvate oxidoreductase subunit beta — translated: MSERSTEQTPINFLLAGVGGQGTILASDILAAVGLSIGHDVKKSEVHGMAQRGGSVTSQVRWADKVYSPLIGLGEADFFLAFEKLEALRHIEMLRPGGTVLVNDYAIPPLSVSSGNDDYPDNARIERILSAVTTRYYWVPAIALAESLGNARVNNVVLLGALSHFLPHVPLAVWLESVRERVPQRFADLNERAFLAGREAMEKDR